From the Burkholderia ubonensis subsp. mesacidophila genome, the window AGCGCCTTGCCGAGCGCGTCGAGCTCGGCCGCGAGCAGCGGGCCCGCGCAAGCGACCGGCGCGTACTTCGCGATGCCGTGCGTCGTCGCCTCGGCGCGGTGCGCGGTGCCGAACGCGTCGTTCACGTACACGTCGCAGAGCTTCGCCATCTTCTGCGCGAGCTCGTCCGAGTTCTTCTTCTCGCCCTTGTTCACGCGGCAGTTCTCGAGCAGCACGACCTGGCCCGGCGCGACGTTCACGCCGTTCTCGACCCAGTTCGCGACGAGCGGCACGTCGCGGCCGAGCAGTTCGGCGAGACGCTTCGCGACCGGCGCGAGCGAGTCTTCCGGCTTGAACTCGCCTTCGGTCGGGCGGCCGAGGTGGGACGTGACCATCACCGCCGCGCCCGCGTCGAGTGCAGCTTGGATGGCCGGCACCGACGCGCGCACGCGGGTGTCTTCGGTGATGTTGCCGTGGTCGTCCTGCGGGACGTTCAGGTCGGCGCGGATGAACACGCGTTTGCCGGCGAGCTGGCCGGCGGCGATCAGGTCGGTAAGACGCTTGACTTGGCTCATGTTGGACAAATTGAAGTAGTGGATGGGGAAAGGAGGTCTTACGCAACACGTGCGCGGGCTGCCGCTGGGGGCGCCGGATGCGGCCGTGGCTGGCGGATCCGCATGACGCGCACGGGTAATGAATCTGGAACGGGCATTCTAGCCGATCCGTTCGGACGGCTGCCCGCGTGGCGGCGAATTCCGCCTATTTGGGACAACCCGGAATGTTGCGATGCAACAAAGCGATGCCTGCGCATCAGGCGATCAGCCGCAGGCCGGTGAACACGAGCATCCCGACGACGATCGTGCCGAGCATGCTGCGCCGCCACAGGTACCAGCCGAAGCCGGCGAGCGCCGCATAGAACTGATGATTGGCGAGTGCGAACGACAGCCCGGCCGGGGTTTCGAGCACGTCGGGCAGCACGACGGCCGCGAGCGCCGCCGCGGGCGCGTAGCGCAGCGCGCGCTGTACGCGCTCGGGCAGCACCGAGCGTTCGCCGCCGATCAGGAACATGGCGCGGGTGACGGCCGTGACGAGCGTCATCCCGACGATGACGATCCAGATTTCCGCGGCGCTCATTCGACCTCCTCCTGCGGCACCGTCCGGGTGCGGATGCGGCGCCAGTCGGCCCGTTCGACGAAGAAATCGGCGGTGCAGCCGGCTGCGAGCGCGGCGAGCACCGCGAGCGGCAGCGCGAGCCGGTACGGCAAGTCGAACGCGACCAGCGACACGATGCCGGCGACCGCGACGGCCGCGAGCGTCGAGCGGTTCGCGACCGCCGACACCATGATCGGGATCAGTGCGAGCGTGCCGGCGAGCTCGAGCCCCCAGCTCGCGGGAAAGAAGCTCGCGAGCAGGATCCCGGCGAGCGACGACACCTGCCACGACAGCCAGCTCGACAGCGCCATCCCCCAGAAATACGCCTCCTTGCCCGGCACGTGGCCGTTCGCGAAGCCCTGTTTCTGGAACAGCAGATAGATCACGTCGCCGTTGAAATAGCCGATCGCGAGGCGCCGCCACAGCGGCAGGTAGGAGAAGTGGGGCGCGAGCCCGGCGCTGAAGATCACGAAGCGCGTGTTGACCATCGCGGCGGTGAGCAGCACGGTCCAGATCGGCAGCTTCGCGGCGAGGAGCGGCAGCACCGCGAGCTGCGACGAGCCGGCGTAGACGAGCAGCGACATCGCGCTCGCCTGCCCGATCGTCATCACCGACTTGCTCATCGCGATGCCGGTGACGAGCCCCCAGGACAGGATCGCCATCAGCGTGGGTGAATAGTCGCGTGCGCCCTGGATCAGCGCGAGGCGGTCGGTGGCGGACAATCGAGCGAGCATGGGGAGGCGCCGCGGCGGACGGTTTGTCGGGGCGGCGGCGTCTCCTGCCGGTGTGGCCCGTCATGGTTGGAATCGGTACCGGGCGATTATAGCCCCGCCCCCGCGCCGGCCGACCGGGTTGACGCCAAAAGACGCTAAAATAAGCGTCTTTCCGGCTCAACGCTGCACACAACCGCACCCGACAGGAGAATCCTATGTCAATGGCCGACCGCGACGGCAAGATCTGGATGGACGGCAAGCTGATCGACTGGCGCGACGCCAAGATCCACGTGCTGACCCACACGCTGCATTACGGCATGGGTGTCTTCGAAGGCGTGCGCGCGTACAAGACGGCCGACGGCAGCACCGCGATCTTCCGCCTGCACGAGCACACGAAGCGCCTGCTGAATTCCGCGAAGATCTTCCAGATGGACGTGCCGTTCGACCAGGAAACCCTCGAAGGCGCGCAGCGCGAGGTCGTGCGCGAGAACAAGCTCGAGTCGTGCTACCTGCGCCCGATCATCTGGGTCGGCTCGGAAAAGCTCGGCGTGTCCGCGAAGGGCAACACGATCCACGTCGCGATCGCCGCATGGCCGTGGGGCGCGTACCTCGGCGAGGAAGGCCTCGCGAAGGGCATCCGCGTGAAGACGTCGTCGTTCACCCGCCACCACGTCAACGTGTCGATGGTGCGCGCGAAGGCGTCGGGCTGGTACGTGAACTCGATCCTCGCGAACCAGGAAGCGACCGCCGACGGCTACGACGAGGCGCTGCTGCTCGACGTCGACGGCTACGTGTCGGAAGGCTCGGGCGAGAACTTCTTCCTCGTGAACCGCGGCAAGCTGTTCACGCCGGACCTGTCGTCGTGCCTCGACGGCATCACGC encodes:
- a CDS encoding AzlD domain-containing protein, which codes for MSAAEIWIVIVGMTLVTAVTRAMFLIGGERSVLPERVQRALRYAPAAALAAVVLPDVLETPAGLSFALANHQFYAALAGFGWYLWRRSMLGTIVVGMLVFTGLRLIA
- a CDS encoding AzlC family ABC transporter permease; translation: MLARLSATDRLALIQGARDYSPTLMAILSWGLVTGIAMSKSVMTIGQASAMSLLVYAGSSQLAVLPLLAAKLPIWTVLLTAAMVNTRFVIFSAGLAPHFSYLPLWRRLAIGYFNGDVIYLLFQKQGFANGHVPGKEAYFWGMALSSWLSWQVSSLAGILLASFFPASWGLELAGTLALIPIMVSAVANRSTLAAVAVAGIVSLVAFDLPYRLALPLAVLAALAAGCTADFFVERADWRRIRTRTVPQEEVE
- a CDS encoding branched-chain amino acid transaminase yields the protein MSMADRDGKIWMDGKLIDWRDAKIHVLTHTLHYGMGVFEGVRAYKTADGSTAIFRLHEHTKRLLNSAKIFQMDVPFDQETLEGAQREVVRENKLESCYLRPIIWVGSEKLGVSAKGNTIHVAIAAWPWGAYLGEEGLAKGIRVKTSSFTRHHVNVSMVRAKASGWYVNSILANQEATADGYDEALLLDVDGYVSEGSGENFFLVNRGKLFTPDLSSCLDGITRDTIITLAKDAGIEVIEKRITRDEVYTADEAFFTGTAAEVTPIRELDNRTIGSGARGPITEKLQSAFFDIVSGKNAKYAHWLTKI